In Nocardia higoensis, the genomic window TCGAATGCGTCGAAGGCACTGAAGGACACCGAGACCACGTTCGATAGCTGCGTCACTGCGATATCGCTGCCTCCGTCCTTGGTACGGGACTGCTGCACCAAGGTATTGGCGAGGTTAAACAGGTACGTACTCTTTCCGACACCGTTTCTGCCGATCAGAACATGGAGGTTGCTCGGCGGGCTCGAATCAGGGTCAACGTCAATGTCCAGGGTTATCGGACTGATGTCCTTCGCGCGGGCGCACAACGGAAAACGGTAGCGGGTCAGGCGCTCTCCGCCACGCGCCAACCGGGCCAGTTGCCCACGCACGCTCGGCAGCGGTACATCCCGCAACAGCGACACACGAGTGACTTCTTCGCGTTGCGCACGCTCGAGAAGCTCCGTGTCATAGGCGAGGTCATTGAGCGCCTGCAAAAATCGCTCACGGAAATCGGCGCCGATCGCGGTCAAGTTCAGGTAGAACGATGGGTCCTGTCCCAACGAGAAGAATTCCTTACCCAAAGTTTGGAAGCTGGCAGGCAAGTTGGGCGTCCGCACTCCGTCGCCACCGCTTCCCGATGGGCCTGGTCGTAACCCGAACCGTCCGATCTTGGTCAGGCCGATATCGTGCCTTTGCCAACTCTCGTCGATGTAGTCCACAGCGAACAACGTCTCGAATTTGAACCAGTCGTCCCAGTATTGGGGCGTCAGATACACTGTCCCGGCAAGTTTGCTCGATATCAGCTCCCCGTGCTGCAGAGCACGGATCCTCATAGCGCATCATCCGTCAGGCGCATACACATGCCGACCGGCGCGAAGCTCATAGCGGCCATCATACGGGTCGCTAGGTTCTCAGAGCCGAGCGAACATACTTCTTGGCAGCAAGGCTCGTGTACATGGGTCCCAGCAACCGGACCGCTGACCAGTGTACGGACACCACCTGTCCCTGGCCCAGATACAGTGGCTCCTCCGCAGTCTGAACACGAATCGTGGGTGAGACGATGGTCAGGGGTCAGGCATGGACAGGATTCGAGGCCACCGCGCTTCAAGAGGCGATGAGGCGATCGGTGCGGGACTTCGCAAGCCTGCTGGGGTAGGAACGACAACCGTCAACAACTGGCGCGCTGGCCTCGGGCGCGGTCACTCCGCGCTCGAGTACCCAGTCGATTCTCGACACGACGTTCACACTGCGAACGACAGCGGACACGACCGCGCCCGATTCGAACAGATCGTGGCGGAGGATGAAGCGGCATGGCGAAGGCGGAACCGGCCGCAGGGCAGCAGGCGGAGCCGCTCGAGCCAGGCTGAGCCCACTTCCCATTCATTGCACCCCTCCGGTGACTCGTCCCCGTCTGGTTCGCTGCCATCGGCTGAATCCGAAGGTACAGATCGACATGGCAGGGCACATGCCCTGAGCCCCGGACGGGGATTTCGACGCTGCGATGGAGATGGTGCACCAGGCACTCGCCCCATCACGTGGCACGTTGATGACCCCAGTGCGGGACCGAGGTGCGGAATTCGTTCACGATGCTGCGGCACGGTGGGGCGAGTCGCCCCAGCTGAACGCGATTCGCGACATGCTCGGCGCGGCGGGTACCGGTGGTACAGGTGCGTGATCTGCTGCCGCGCGAGGAACGAGCCGGCCCACTCGGCTACTACCGGTTACTCACCTTCGAGCACGCGGCCGCACTACACTCAGCCGCACGGGATTGCCAGGAAGGCCTCGACGAAAGCCTTTTTGCAATCACCCCGGACGACGGATTGCACCTCACGCTCGACAGAATCACCCGCGATGGCGGCAGTACTTCGGAGCAACGTGCCCGAATCGCCGAAGTCGCCGTTCATGCTTGCGCACGACAGTCCCCGTTCGCATTGACGATCCGGCAGTTGACCAATATGCGGGGCACGATTGCGATCATCGTCGAACCCAGTAACCGGGTGACCGCACTACGCGACGGCCTCCGCGCGGCGACATCGTCCATACTCCCCGACGCCGCGGTGAGAAACACGACCTCCGCACCACATGTGACCATCGCATACCCGATCTATGAAGAGCTGACCACCGAAGCCGCGGCGGCGGCCGAAGCCGCGGATACTCGACTGGACCATGTGAGTGTGTCGGTCTCGGAAGTCGGCATGGTGGCGCTCGAGCGGCACGGGCACGAGTACCGGTGGGAGACGATCGCCCGCATCCCGCTCACCGGTCCGTGAAACTCGACAGCCGTCGGCGCGGGCAGGCCTGCCCGCGCGCGTCGAGCAAGCGCTCTCAACGTGGCGGATCATCGTAATCGCTAGGCCGGAAGATCATCGCCACGACCACCACCAGCGGCAACACCACCACGAACACCAGTCCGCACTGCCGTCCACTCATCACCGCGCACCGCCGAGACGCGTCCATCGCGCGAACGAAGCACGCGGCGCCGCACATTCGATATCGGCGACCGCCATCACTCGATCCATCGTCATCGCATCGACATGGCGGTAGACGGCATCACCACGATCTCGGCACCACACGACTCGGCCTGCTCCGCCAACCCCAGCACCGATAAACCGTCAGCCCACCGCACCGTATACCCCAGCCGACGGGCGAGCCGACGCACTTGCGCGGCATCCCATTCCGGGGTCGGGGACAACTGATGTATCCAACCGAGCGCGAACACGCGTAGTCACTCCCTCACAACGGTTCGAATGGCGGAGCACTCGACACCGGCCGTCACAGACTCCCACCCAATTACGGGAGTAGTACGCCGATCTGCGAGATAACGGCATCAACGACCTATCCGGTGCCGCATCCACTCTGTCGTTCGAAGAGTTCTGCATGAACCGCAGCACGTTGCACTTGTGTTCGTATAGCGAGCCACCTTCCGTTGGCTGACAAGCTCTGATCACAGTCAAGACCTCGGGACGCATGAGGGGTACCCGCCAGACGGCGCAAGTCCGACTCGAATACTATTCGTGACGGATGATGTCCAGAAAGATTACTACATTTAATGCATGCCGTCGACGAATACTGCGGGAAGGGCCCGACGGATCATGAGGCGGGGGGATTTCGCATCTTGTCATATAAGGCCGGATCCTGATCACGGAACCCCTTGTCAAGCCATTCATGCTTCTTGACCAGAAAGTGCCATGTCGGATCTTTCTCGATTCTCCCAGATCTTTTATATATATGATTCCAGTACCACCATACATACGATCGGCCGAACACTGCGACTGCATCCTTTTCGCTTATATATCCCTGCGCCCTCCAAGAGTCGATCAGATAGAAGAAGCGCAGCACGGCGGATACGGAATCGTATTCGTCCGAGTTGATGATCCGTGCGCCATTGATCTCCTTCTCGAAGAGGTCGGCGAAGGTCCACTTTGGATCCACCGACGTCAGTATGCGTTCAGCATTCAGTCGATGCCTGTTGAGGTCGCCCACGAACCAAGATAATTCGAGTTCGTGCAACTTTCCACGCTCACGCTCCCGGTGCACCGTTTCTTGTTCGCGGCGCGCTATTTCTTGTTGAACTACTTGTTGACGGTTTGCCGCGTCTCGCTGGCTTCTATAGCTTCTATATGCAGCTCCAAGGCTGCGATATGCTACGATTACCGCTGCAATTGTAACGAGCAGAGTACCCGTCGCAACGATCAGAGTACCGAGGTCGATCCAATTCTCCGCCGTCATTTTATCCACCACTTCCGCACTCGGGCCCGGGCTGATTCTCGACCGCGAGAAACAACTTTCATGAGTCCGAATCCCTTCCCCGCCGATGGCGGCACCTCGGAGTGCTCGAGCCTGCGCATCGATCCGCCATCGAATCGAACCGATTTCGTGCGCTCAATGGTCTGATGAATTATCGCCCCCGAGCCTGGTCGGAATGTTTGAAACCAGATGCGTCTGCATCATGGAATCGCCGTGGACTTTACTCTTACCCAGATAGTGGGATAACGTCTTTCCGGGTGCGTTCGACTAGGTGAACACTCCTTTGGCGCGATCGGTCACTCCA contains:
- a CDS encoding 2'-5' RNA ligase family protein codes for the protein MRDLLPREERAGPLGYYRLLTFEHAAALHSAARDCQEGLDESLFAITPDDGLHLTLDRITRDGGSTSEQRARIAEVAVHACARQSPFALTIRQLTNMRGTIAIIVEPSNRVTALRDGLRAATSSILPDAAVRNTTSAPHVTIAYPIYEELTTEAAAAAEAADTRLDHVSVSVSEVGMVALERHGHEYRWETIARIPLTGP